Proteins encoded together in one Mercenaria mercenaria strain notata chromosome 18, MADL_Memer_1, whole genome shotgun sequence window:
- the LOC123538599 gene encoding uncharacterized protein LOC123538599, translated as MAAEVKPQEIYMENVKLKEDNERLKRFKEKVERQFGIAIANDDPDAEEKDNFLPSFLSDKDTRGVVDRGSTCNKVCTTFVRKTLLKLLVIVMIAGFFVTAYVFTERRRESTLQSLVSVVKSEKESSVVSGGFAPFVAKNIGNTVKDSLQKYYLNIGMRQDYQLQECQGSELKLSFPDVDYSLLGYNVLKGFPLATGHDPGFTYPIFRHDYSSGGMTADCRYSVPRGLVIIPDVSCVTSFSSTTIQTKYEFSKALSVSASVSGGGWGVSFSASAGYKQSSSEMSTGESVYIISSAQCNYYFSKLITEDAPQFDDTFAKWIHKLNETDWDPELYFEFFETYGTHFPTEVTFGARFIYEHKMSSSKYESEKKKRCQCRCSSQLLRIV; from the exons ATGGCGGCAGAAGTAAAACCGCAAGAAATATATATGGAGAATGTTAAACTGAAGGAGGATAATGAAAGACTAAAACGCTTTAAGGAAAAAGTTGAACGACAGTTTGGTATCGCTATCGCCAATGATGATCCAGATGCCGAGGAGAAGGACAATTTTCTACCGTCTTTCTTATCCGATAAAGACACCAGAGGTGTTGTAGATAGAGGTTCTACGTGCAATAAAGTATGCACAACATTT gtTAGGAAGACTCTGTTAAAACTGCTGGTGATAGTCATGATTGCTGGATTCTTTGTAACTGCGTATGTGTTCACCGAAAGAAGACGTGAAAG tacACTGCAGTCTTTGGTTTCCGTCGTAAAATCTGAGAAAGAATCATCTGTAGTGTCCGGAGGTTTTGCCCCGTTCGTAGCTAAGAACATTGGAAACACAGTTAAAGACTCCCTACAAAAGTATTACTTAAACATAG GTATGCGTCAAGACTATCAGCTTCAAGAATGTCAAGGGTCAGAATTAAAACTGTCTTTTCCCGACGTAGACTATTCTCTACTAGGTTATAACGTTTTAAAAGGCTTCCCGCTCGCCACCGGTCACGATCCTGGCTTCACATATCCGATATTTCGGCATGATTACTCTTCTGGTGGCATGACCGCCGACTGCCGGTATAGTGTACCACGTGGTCTTGTAATTATCCCGGATGTGTCATGTGTAACTTCGTTTTCATCaacaacaatacaaacaaaatacgAGTTTTCAAAGGCATTGTCAGTCTCCGCTAGTGTAAGTGGAGGCGGGTGGGGAGTGAGTTTTTCTGCAAGTGCAGGGTACAAGCAATCTTCGTCAGAAATGTCCACTGGAGAATCAGTCTATATTATATCATCTGCTCAATGTAACTACTACTTTAGTAAACTGATAACAGAAGATGCCCCACAGTTTGACGATACCTTTGCCAAATGGATTCACAAACTGAATGAAACGGATTGGGATCCTGAACTGTACTTCGAGTTCTTCGAGACATACGGAACACACTTTCCAACGGAAGTAACTTTTGGAGCAAGATTTATCTACGAGCATAAAATGTCTTCATCTAAGTAtgaaagtgaaaagaaaaaaaggtgtCAATGTCGCTGTTCAAGCCAGCTACTCAGGATTGTTTAG